CGGCCGTTGGCAGCGAGCACCTGCTGACGCATCTCTTCGGTGTCGTCGGTGATGAACTGGGTGATGCCGTGCACCAGCGCGTGCGCCAGGCGTTTTTCCACTGGCGCGTCGCGCCATTCGAGGTTTTGCGCATCCTGCTTGCCGGCGCCGGCCTTCAAAGTGCCGGCGATGTCGATCATGCGCTCGGTGGCGTCGTCGCGGCGGTTGAGCACCACGTCTTCCACCCGCTCGCGCAGTTCGGCCGGCAGGTCGTCATAGACGCCCACCATGCCGGCGTTGACGATGCCCATGGTCATGCCGGCCTTGATGGCGTGGTACAGGAACACGGTGTGGATCGCTTCGCGCGCCGGGTCGTTGCCGCGGAACGAGAACGACACGTTCGACACGCCGCCCGAGATCTTCGCGTGCGGCAGGTTGTCCTTGATCCAGCGCGTGGCGTTGATGAAGTCCACCGCGTAGTTATTGTGCTCTTCGATGCCGGTGGCAATGGCAAAGATGTTCGGATCAAAGATGATGTCTTCGGGCGGGAAGCCAACGGTGTTGGTCAACAGTTTGTAGGCGCGCTCGCAGATTTCGATCTTGCGCTCGAAGGTGTCGGCCTGGCCCTTCTCGTCGAACGCCATCACGATGACGGCGGCGCCGTAGGCCAGGCACAGCTTGGCCTGGCGGATGAATTCTTCTTCGCCTTCCTTCATCGAGATCGAATTGACGATCGATTTACCCTGCACGCATTTGAGGCCCGCCTCGATCACCGACCACTTCGACGAGTCGATCATGATCGGCACGCGCGAGATGTCGGGTTCGGACGCGATCAGGTTCAAAAAGCGCGTCATGGCGGCGAGCGAATCGAGCATCGCCTCGTCCATGTTGATGTCGATGACCTGGGCGCCGTTTTCCACCTGCTGGCGCGCCACGCTCAGTGCTTCGTCATACTGCTCGTTGAGAATCATGCGCGCAAACGCTTTCGAGCCGGTGACATTGGTGCGCTCGCCCACGTTGACGAACAGCGAGCTCTCGTCGATGGTAAAAGGTTCGAGGCCTGACAGGCGCTGCGCCACCGGCACTTGCGGCACGGTGCGCGGCTCGGTCTTGGCCAGGATCTCGCCGATGGCCTTGATGTGGTCGGGCGTGGTGCCGCAGCAGCCGCCGGCGATATTGACAAAGCCCGCTTCGGCGAATTCGCGCAGCAGCGCCGAGGTGTCGGCCGGCAGCTCGTCGAAGCCAGTGTCGCTCATCGGGTTGGGCAGGCCGGCATTCGGGTAGATGCACACGAAGGTATCGGCAATCTGCGACAGCTCCTGGGCGTAAGGGCGCATCAGCGCCGCGCCCAGCGCGCAATTGAGGCCGATGGTGAGCGGGCGCGCGTGGCGCACCGAGTTCCAGAATGCCGGCACGGTCTGGCCGGACAGGATGCGGCCCGACGCGTCGGTCACGGTCCCGGAGATCATCAGCGGCAGGCGTTCCTGGCCCGGATTCTCGTCGTAGAATTTTTCGATCGCGAACAGCGCGGCCTTGCAGTTGAGGGTATCGAAAATGGTTTCGACCAGCAGCACATCGACGCCGCCTTCGACCAGCGCGCGGGTTTGTTCGTGGTATGCAGCGACCAGCTGGTCGAACGTGACGTTGCGGGCGGCGGGGTCGTTCACGTCCGGCGAGATCGACGCGGTTTTCGGCGTGGGGCCCAAGGCGCCGGCCACGAAGCGCGGCTTGTCGGCGCTGCTGTACTTGTCGCACGCGGCGCGCGCCAGCCTGGCCGCCTGCAGGTTCATCTCGTAGGCCAGGTGGGCCATGTGATAGTCGTCCTGGGCGATCGTGGTGGCGCCGAAGGTATTGGTTTCGATCAGGTCGGCGCCGGCCGCCAGGTAGCGCTCGTGGATTTCCTGGATGATCTGCGGCTGCGTCAGCGTGAGCAGCTCGTTGTTGCCCTTGACGAACAGCTCGCGCGCGCCGCTGTCGGCCGGCGCGGCGAAGTCGATGAAGCGCCCTGCGGGTCCGCCACGGTACGCGGTTTCATCGAGCTTGTACTGCTGAATGATGGTGCCCATCGCGCCGTCGAGGATCATGATGCGGCGCGCGAGGATCTCGCGCAGCTGGGCATCGGCCTTGGACATGACGGGACGGAACACGGAGTTATTCATTTGATACCTTCAGAGGATGGGGCAGGGACATCGCGGGTCTAAAATTATACGGCATTGCTGAATAAGCTTCAGCGGACCGCTGCGTTGGAACAACAATCTGCGGTTTTCCGGAAGTCCGAACCGGCTGGCCCGGCGCAGGTAGTGCTATGAAGTAACACCCGCCTACCTTTATACTGGCAGCTCCCTCGTTTAAGGAATTTTTGATGACTATTTCGTCTTTACTCCGCCTGGCGGTCGCCACCGCCGCGCTTGGCCTGACCCTGCAAGCGCAGGCCGAGAGTTTCGCCTCGTCGGCGTCGAGCGCCGGTTCCGCGTCGAGCGGCAGCGTCTCGGACTCGCTCGGCGATTCGAGCAACAGCTCGAGCGGCGACAAGCGCAAGGTGGCCGACGGTAATTACCGCATCCTCGAGATCGGCATCACCCCAGGCGTAAAAGGCGGCGCCGAGCGCACCCGCCTGACCTTGCAGCGTGAAGGCGAGGGCCAGCAGCGCGTGGTGCTCGATATGCCGCAATCGACGTTCACCCAGCAGAAGCTGGCTGCCGGCGACGCGCTGTATGCGCAGAACCGCGTCTATGGCATCGAGTTCGGCCGCATCGACAACCGCCAGCCGTTCTACCTGGTGCTGGCCGACGAGTGGTATGGCGAGCTGGCCTCGCGTCCGGTCACGCTGTAACGCCTTGCAGCGTTTTGCCACGCTGGCGCTGGTCTGGCTGGCCTGGCTGGCGGCTGCGGGCAGCGCCCACGCCGGCAGCAGTTCGGGCACCTCGCGCTTCTGCGACCGCTCGCAGGAGCTGACGGCCGTCGAACAAAGCCGCCTGCTGCGCTTTGCCGGCGTGCTGCGCGAAGAGTTGGCCCGAACCGACGGCGAGAGCGTGGCGCTGGTCAGCCGCTCCGGCCTCGACCTCTCGCGCTTTGGCATCCGCTATTCGCATGCGGCGCTGGCCTGGCGTTCCGACGCCGGCGTCTGGGCCGCGCGCCAGCTCTATTACGCCTGCGACGAACGCCGTCCGCGCATCTTCGACCAGGGCCTGGCCGGTTTTGTCATCGGTACCGACGACCCCAGGCTCGGTTACATCAGCATCGTGCGCATGCCGCCCGAGGCGGTGCTGGCGCTGCGCCCGGCCTTGCTCGACGGCCCGCGCGTGGGCCATTTGCTGGCCGCGCAATACAGCGCCAACGCCTATGCCTTCAGCACGCGCTACCAGAACTGCAACCAGTGGGTGGTGGAGATGCTGGCCACCGGCTGGGGCGACCTGGCCGACGATGACCAGTTAAGGGAACGGGCCCAGGACTGGCTGCGCACAGCGCGGTACACGCCGGCGCCGGTGCCGGTCGATTCGTGGTGGCTGATGCAGGCCGGCCGTTTCGTGCCGCTGCTGCACCTGGACGACCATCCCGACCACGACCGCGCGGCGCGGCAACTGGTGGTCAGCCTGCCGGCGGCGGTCGAGCGGTTTATCCGTGGCCGTTTTCCCGCCAGCGAACGGGTGGAACTGTGCCACGACGACAAGCAGGTGGTGGTGCGCCACGGCTGGACGCCGATCGCCGACGGCTGTATTCCCGATCCCGAACAGGGCGACCGGGTGATATCGCTAACCGATTAAGAGCACCTGGCTGCGCAGGCGCTCAAGCTTCTTACACTTCGGAGACGACCTGCGCCAGCGGACGGCGCACTTTTTTCAGGCCGGCCAGCCAGTCGCCTTCGGCTTCGCGGTAGCCGAGCGGCAGGATCACCACGCTTTTCAGCTTGCGCTCGCCCAGGTTCAGGATCTCGTCCACGGCTTTCGGGTCGAAGCCTTCCATCGGGGTGCTGTCCACGCCGTCGAAGGCGGCAGCAACCATCGCCACGCCCAGCGCGATATAGACCTGGCGCGCGGCGGCTTCGGCATTCTGCGCGTCGGTACGGCCCGCAACAATGGCTTTCAGTTGCTTGCGATACGCTTCCCAGCCTTCGTTGATGAAGCCGCGCTGCTCGTTGGTCATGTCGAACATCATGTCGATGCGTTCGTCGGTGATGTTGTCCCAGGCCGCGAACACCAGCAGGTGCGACGCTTCGCTCACGCCGGACTGGTTCCACGCCACGGCGCGGATCTTGGCGCGCAGGTCGGGGTTTTTCACGACCAGCACTTCGAATGGCTGCAAGCCGGAGGAGGTGGGCGCCAGGCGGATCGCTTCCAGGATGCGGTCGAGCTTGTCCTGCTCCAGGGCTTTGGCGGGATTGTATTTCTTGGTGGCGTAGCGCCAGTTCAGTTTGTCGATCAGGTCGGACATGTAAGCTCCAGTTGGATATGGTTGTCCAGTTTAAGGCAACTTGCAAATCCGCGTACGCGCCCGCCTGAATTCGACCCTCAAGCGAAGGTCTGTCCTTCGAGCGCGAAGCCCTTGATGAATTCCGCCGCCGGCAGGCGCTTGCCGCCCGGCTTTTGCAGCATGGTCAGGCGCAGCGCACCGCTGCCGCAAGCGACCACGATGCCATGGGCGTCGGCCGCCAGCACCTGGCCCGGATGGCCGGCGCCTTCGGTGACCTCGGCGCCCCACAGCTTGACGACCACGCCGCCCACGGAACCATGCGCGCCGGGGAACGGATTGAAGGCGCGGATCTTGCGATCGAGTTCGATGGCCGGCTGGCTGAAATCGAGCGCCGCTTCTTCCTTGCTGATCTTGGCCGCGTAGTTGACGCCTGCTTCCGGTTGCACCACGGCTTCCAGCTGGCCGTGCTTCATTTGGTTGAGCGCCTCGACGATCATCTTGCCGCCCAGGGCCGCCAGCTTGTCGTGCACCATGCCGGTGGTGTCGTGCGGACCGATGGCGATTTTTTCCGTCAGCAGCATCGGGCCGGTGTCGAGCCCTTCTTCCATTTCCATGATGGTGATGCCGGTTTCAAGATCGCCGGCTTCGATGGCGCGGTGGATCGGCGCGGCGCCGCGCCAGCGCGGCAGCAGCGAGCCGTGGATATTCAGGCAGGGCTTGATGTCGAGCGTACTGACCGGCAGGATCAGGCCATAGGCGGCCACCACCATCACCTCGTACGGCGTATTCAAGAGGCGCTCGTGCGCAGCCAGGGCCTGCTCGGCGCGCACGGGGTCGCGGCTGTCGGTGCGCAGCGACAGCGGCTGCAGCACTTCCATGCCGTGCGCCACCGCGTACTGCTTGACGGCGGACGGCTGCAGCTGCATGCCGCGACCGGCGGGGCGGTCGGGCTGGGTGAGCACCAGCGCGATCTCGAAGCCTGCTTCGTGCAGGGCTTGCAGGGCGACGGCGGCAAACTCCGGGGTGCCGGCAAAGACGATCTTCATCTGCTCTTTCTTGATTAGTAGCGGCGACCCTGGGCGCGCAGCGCCGCTTCGCGTTCCATGCCGCGTTCTTCCTTTTGCAGCTTGGCCTTGATGCGGTTGCGCTTGAGCGGCGACAGGTATTCGACAAAGACCTTGCCCTTCAAATGGTCCATTTCGTGCTGGATGCACACGGCCAGCAGGCCGTCGGCTTCCACTTCGAACGGCTGGCCCTTGACGTCAAAGGCGCGTACCTTGACCTTCGATGGACGCTCGACGCCGTCGTAGATGCCGGGCACCGACAGGCAGCCTTCGTCATACACCTGCTTGTCGTCGCTGGCCCACACGATTTCCGGGTTGATGTAAGCGACCAGTGCGTTTTTCTCTTCGGTGATGTCGATCACGACCACCTGCTCGTGCACGTCCACCTGGGACGCGGCCAGGCCGACGCCGGGGGCGTCGTACATGGTCTCGGCCATGTCGGCCACCAGTTGCTCGAGGCGCGCATCGAAAACCGTGACCGGCTTGGCAACCTTGTGCAGGCGTGGATCGGGGTAACGCAAAATGTTCAGGATGGCCATATATTTAGTCAGTACGGTAAACGCGCAATCACGCCGGAGGCGGGCGCTGTTTTGCTTGCTAGTTCAGGGGTTTGTGGGCAGAATTTGATTCAATACGGGCAACGCTTGCTGCCGCATCGATTGGATCGCGAATGAAAAATTTTATCACAGTCGGCCCATGCTTAGCGGCAGCCCTGCTATTTAGCGCGGTCCCGGCCATGGCAGCCCCGACCAGTTGCCAGTTCCGCACCGATGCCCCCGACCGCCACGTGGTCGTGCGCGGCGATACCTTGTGGGATATCGCCGGCAAGTTTCTCCAGCAGCCGTGGTGCTGGCCCACCGTGTGGGACATGAACCGCGACGAGATTGCCAACCCGCACTGGATTTACCCGGACCAGGTGATCTGGTTCGACCGCGCCGCCGGCCGCCTGCGGCTCGGTGACAACACTGGCGCGCAACATACGCCGGCGGTGCCCACCGAACGCCGCTCGCCGGCCGTGCGCAGCAGTGCCATCGGCGCCGCTGCCATCCCCTCGATTCCGCCCGGCGCGATCGAGCCGTTCCTGTCGCAGCCCCTGATCATCGAAAACGACGAACTGGCCCGCGCGCCGCGCATTGTCGCCACCGAAGACGGCCACGTTTTTATTGGCGAAGGCGACAAGGCTTATGTGCGTGGCGATCTCGGCGGCGCCACCACGTTCCAGGTGTATCGCCCGGGCCGGCCATTGAAAGACCCGGACAGCGGCCAGGTGATCGCCCACGAAGCCTATTATTTAGGCACGGTGACGGTGCAGCCGGCCGCGCCCGGCAGCGACGTGCACACGGCGCGCGTGACCAGCACCAAGGAGGAAATGGGCAAGGGCGACCAGTTGAAACCGCTGGCGCCGGCGCCGGCGCAAAACTACGCACCGCACGTACCCGCCACGCGGATCGATGCGAAGGTGCTGGCCGTGCATGGCGGCGTCACGTATGCCGGGCGGCACCAGGTGGTCAGCATTAATCGCGGCAAGCTTGACGGACTCGACATCGGCTCGGTGCTGCGCCTGTACCATGCGGGAAGAACTGTGCGCGACGCGACCGCCCCCACGGGCTGGTTTGGCCGCGAACAGCAGGTCAGGTTGCCCGACGAACAGGTGGGCAGCCTGTTTATCTTCCGCGTGTTCGGCCGCGTGTCTTACGGCCTGATCATGCAGGCGACAGCGCCCGTGGTCGTGGGCGACGCCGCCACCTCGCCGGAGTGAGAACCTATGTCAGCAGGGAGCAGGCAGCAGATTGCGATGGATCTGCATCGGGGCCAAGGCGCGAGGAAGAAGCATGGTCTTCCATGCGATGACGAGCAACGCCGGCCCCGTTGGCGAGACGCGCAAGCAGCGCCTTGCTCGCTGCTGAGATAGGTTCTCGATCACGCCGTGCAAGCCACGGAATCTTCTCTACTCCCCACGGCGTCCGCGCTGGCGGCCTGGCTGCGCCTGGAGCAAACCGGCGGCGTGGGCCTGATGACGGCGCACGCGCTGCTCGAACGCTTCGGCACGCCGGAAGCGATCTTCCAGGCCGGGTACGATGCGCTGCGCGCCGTCGTCAAGCCCGTCAGGGCCCGCGCCCTGCTGGCACCGCCGTCCGCCAATCTCGATCCGCAAGTGGACGCGGTGCAAGCCTGGCGCGCCCAGCCGGGTAACCTGCTGCTTACCTACGATCATCCCGAATATCCGGCGCTGCTGCGGCAGATTGCCGCCGCGCCGCTCATGCTGTACGTCAAGGGCAACCCCGCGCTGCTGCACCGCCTGTCGGTGGCCATGGTGGGCTCGCGCAATGCCAGCCTGATGGGCATGCAGAACGCCGAGCGCATGGCGCGCGCGCTGTCGGAGGCGAGCGTGACCATCGTCTCCGGGCTGGCGCTGGGCATCGACGCTGCCGCCCACGCGGGCGGACTGGCGGGCGCGGGCGGTACCGTGGCCGTGATTGGCACCGGCGCCGACCGTATCTATCCGGCCAGCAACGAGGCGCTGGCGCGCCGCATCGCCGAGCAGGGCTGCATCGTCAGCGAATATGCGCTGGGCACACCACCCCTGCGCGACAACTTCCCAAGGCGTAATCGCGTGATCAGCGGCCTGGCGCGCGCGGTGCTGGTGGTGGAGGCGGCCGCCAGGTCCGGTTCGCTGATCACGGCGCGGCTGGCCGTCGCCCAGGACCGCGACGTGTATGCCATGCCGGGCTCGGTCCACGCAACCTTGTCGAAAGGCTGCCACCGCCTGATCCGCGATGGCGCCAAGCTGGTGGAGACGGCGGCCGACGTGTTGTCGGAATTGAATATGGGGGTTGATGCGATGGCAACAGGGTCGCATTTTGACGACAGTTTTGTCGATCGCGTGCTGATCGCCATGGGCGACGAACCGATCCGCGCCGAGGCCCTGGCTGTGCACTTGCAGCAATCCGCTGCCGAACTGCAAGGGCAGCTGCTGGCGCTGGAGCTCGCCGGCTTGCTGGAAAGGTTGCCGGGCGGCTGGTTTCAGCGCCTGCGTTCGTAAATAGTGTTGCACACGGTAAATGGGGCGCTACTTGTGCCCGATCTGTTTTAACTGATAGAGTAGAGCCATGTTCGACATCCTAGTTTATCTCTACGAGACGTATTACCGTCCCGATGCCTGCCCGGAACCGGAGGCATTGGCCAAGAAGCTGTCGGCTGTCGGTTTTGACGACGTCGAGATCTCCGAGGCGCTGGTATGGCTTAACGATCTCACGGCCATGGCCGGCGTCGAGCACTCGCTCACCGCCGCTTCCACCGGCATGCGGATTTACGTCGACGAAGAGCGCGATGTGCTGGGCACCGATGCAATCGGTTTCATCCAGTTCCTCGAATCGGCCAAGGTACTCACGCCGCTGCAGCGCGAAATCGTCATCGAGCGCGCGTTGTCGCTGGAAGAAGCGCCGGTATCGCTGGGCCAGCTGAAGGTGATCGTGCTGATGCTGCTGTGGAGCCAGGGCAAGGAACCGGACGCACTGATGTTCGATGACCTTTTTGGCGCCGACGACGACGCTCCTCCCCGTCTTCTCCACTAGGCAAACCCGCGTGTACCGTTAGCCGCCGCGCCGTCATACCCGCGCAGGCGGGTATCCAATTTTCACGCTATCATTCCGACAACACTGTCACGCCACCCCCTTGCCATCGGCGACGCAAAAGTGCAGACTGCGGCGCGATCCATGTATGATGCGCATGCTAAACCACCCCAAGTGTTAAAAAACGAGATACCAAATATGAGCAAAACCCTCATCATCGCCGAGAAGCCATCTGTCGCGAACGACATCGCGAAGACGCTTGGCGGCTTTACCAAGCACGATGAGTACTTTGAATCCGACGAGTACGTGCTGTCCTCCGCCGTCGGTCACCTGCTGGAAATTGCCGTGCCGGAAGAGTACGACGTCAAGCGCGGCAAATGGAGCTTTGCCCACCTGCCGATGATCCCGCCGTACTTCGCGCTCAATCCGATCGCCAAGACCGAATCGCGCCTCAAGGTACTGAACAAGCTGATCAAGCGTAAAGACGTGTCCGCCCTGATCAACGCCTGCGATGCCGGGCGCGAAGGGGAACTGATTTTCCGCCTGATCGCGCAAAACGCCAAGGCCAAGCAGCCTGTGAAACGCCTGTGGCTGCAATCGATGACGCCGGGCGCGATCCGCGACGGCTTTACCCAGTTGCGCAGCGACGAAGAAATGATGCCGCTGGCCGATGCCGCCCGTTGCCGCTCGGAAGCCGACTGGCTGATCGGCATCAACGGCACCCGCGCCATGACCGCGTTCAACTCGAAAGAGGGCGGTTTTTATCTGACCACCGTGGGCCGCGTGCAAACGCCGACCCTGTCGATCGTGGTCGAGCGTGAAGAGAAGATCAAGAAGTTCGTGCCGCGCGATTACTGGGAAGTGCGCGCCGAGTTCGTGTGCGCCGCCGGCGTGTACGAAGGCCGCTGGCTCGATACCAAGTTCAAGAAGGACGACAACGATCCGGAAAAACGCGCCGAGCGCCTGTGGAGCAAGGCTGCCGCCGACAGCATCGCGCTGGCTTGCCGTGGCAAGCAGGGCGTGGTCACCGAAGAAGCCAAGCCCACCACGTCGATGGCGCCGGCATTGTTCGACCTGACCAGCCTGCAGCGCGAAGCGAACTCGCGTTTCGGCTTCTCGGCCAAGAACACCCTGGGCCTGGCCCAGGCGCTGTACGAAAAGCACAAGGTGCTGACTTACCCGCGTACCGACTCGCGCCACCTGCCCGAAGACTACATGGACACGGTCAAGCAGGCGCTGGAAACGGTGAAGGAGAATTCGAACTACCACCAGTTCGCCAAGCAGATCCTCGACAAGGGCTGGGTCAAGCCGAACAAGCGGATTTTCGACAATACCAAGATCTCCGATCACTTCGCGATCATCCCGACCACGATCGCGCCGAAAAACCTGTCCGAGCCGGAACAGAAGCTCTACGACCTGGTCACGCGCCGCTTCATGGCCGTGTTCTTCCCGGCTGCCGAGTTCCAGGTCACCACCCGTTACACCGAAGTGTCGGGCCACCAGTTCAAGACCGAAGGCAAGGTCATGACCAACCCCGGTTGGCTGGCGGTGTACGGCAAGGAAACCTCGGACGACGAAAAAGGTGACAAAGCCAACGGCAACAAGAACATCGTGCCGGTCGCCAAGGGCGAAAAAGTGTTGACCGACAAGGTCGATGCCAACGGCCTGGTCACCAAGCCGCCCGCGCGCTACACCGAGGCGACCTTGCTGTCGGCCATGGAAGGCGCGGGCAAGCTGGTGGAGGACGACGAGTTGCGCGATGCGATGGCCGGCAAGGGTCTTGGTACGCCAGCGACGCGCGCGGCCACCATCGAGGGCTTGATCAGCGAGAAATACCTGCTGCGTGAAGGCCGCGAGCTGATGCCGACCGCCAAGGCGTTCCAGCTGATGACCTTGCTGCGTGGACTCGGCGTGAACGAGCTGACCGCGCCGGAACTGACGGGCGAGTGGGAATACAAGCTGTCGCAAATGGAAAAGGGCAAGATTTCGCGCGATGAATTCATGCGTGAAATCGCCCAGATGACGCAGGTCATCGTCAAGCGCGCCAAGGAATACGACAACGACACCATCCCCGGCGAGTACGCCACGCTGGTCACGCCTTGCCCGAACTGCAGCAGCGTGGTCAAGGAAAACTACCGCCGCTTTGCCTGCACCAAGTGCGATTTCTCGATGAGCAAGACGCCGGGCAGTCGCCAGTTCGAGATCCCGGAAGTGGAACAACTGCTGCGCGACCGCACCATCGGCCCGCTGCAAGGCTTCCGCTCGAAAATGGGCCGGCCGTTTGCCGCCATCCTGCGCATCGTCCGCGACGAAGACATCAAGAATTTCAAGCTCGAGTTCGATTTCGGCCAGAACGACGATTCGGAAGATGCGGAACCGGTCGATTTCACCGGCCAGACCGCGCTCGGACCTTGCCCCAAGTGCAGTGGCGGCGTGTACGAAATGGGCCTGGCCTATGTTTGCGAACAAACCGTGGCGAAACCGAAAGGTTGCGATTTCCGCAGCGGCCGCATCATCCTGCAACAGGAAATCCTGCCCGAGCAAATGGCCAAGCTGCTCAACGACGGCAAGACCGATTTACTGCCGGGCTTTGTCTCGCAGCGCACGCGTCGGCCGTTCAAGGCCTTCCTGGTAAAAGGCAAGGACGGCAAGATCAGCTTCGAGTTCGAAGAGCGCAAAGCCAAGGCCCCGGCCAAGGGCAAGGCCGCAGCGAAAGCTGAGCCGGAAGCCGAAGGCGGCGCCGAAGAAGCGGCAGTCGCCAAGAAAGCCCCGGCCAAGAAGGCTCCTGCCAAAAAGGCTGCGGCTACCAAGGCGACCGCTGTCAAGAAGCCTGCTGTCAAAAAGGCACCTGCCAAGAAAGCGGCCGCCACGGCGGAGTAACCGGCAAAAAAGGGACGCTGCGGCGTCCCTTTTTTCTTGAATGGTGGAAATTCGTGGTCTATATTGGAAAGACCATGACTGTCTCCTTCAACCCTTCTTCGCCCAGCACCAGCAGTTTGTTTGCGTCGGCTGCGCCGGTTGCCGCCTCGCGCAATGCTGCGGCGCTGTCGTCGGAAGCGGTTGACCTGTCGGCGCAAGCGGCCGTGGTGGCCACGCTGGGCGGTAGCGGTAGCGGCGCCCCCGTGTATTCCGCCGCCGGATTGCTTAATACCCTGGCGCAGGCTGGCGTCAGCGAGGAAACCATCGCGGTGCCCAACGCCGGCAGCGACACCGATTCCTCGCAGCTTGCGGAACAGGTGCTGGACCAGGGAATATTGTCTGCTTATGCTGCTGCGGCTGGTGCCTCGGGCATCTATACCGCAGGTGGCAGCAGCGGCCTGTCCGATCAGGTATCGAGCAACTGGGCCGACATCCTCACATCCAATCCTTCCTACGCCAGCGCCGTTGTCGGCAGCTCGTTTGCCTCCGGCATCATAAGCACCCTCAGCGTCTCTGCCTGAGGTTCTGCCAGTTCAAGCTTTGTAGTGAGGATGTCATTACTGATGGTTACAATAATTGCCGTGTTACACTGTCATGCATAGCGGCAACTAATTCACATCGGTTGCATGCGGTTTCCTTCGCTTTATTCCTTTTTGTACTCCCACTCACAATGAAAAATTTGACTATCGGCACCCGCCTGGCGGGCGGCTTCGGCCTGGTTTTAGCCTTGATGACCCTGGTAACCTGGTTCGGCCTGAGCCATATGCACGGCGTGGCCGAAGCCACGCGCGACATGATGCAGCAGCCACTGGCCAAGGAGCGCATGATCAGCGACTGGTATCGCCTGATCTACACCAGCGTGCGCCGCACGTCGGCGATTGCCAAGAGCAGCGATCCATCGCTGGGACAGTTCTTTGCCGAAGAAACCA
This is a stretch of genomic DNA from Duganella zoogloeoides. It encodes these proteins:
- a CDS encoding LysM peptidoglycan-binding domain-containing protein codes for the protein MKNFITVGPCLAAALLFSAVPAMAAPTSCQFRTDAPDRHVVVRGDTLWDIAGKFLQQPWCWPTVWDMNRDEIANPHWIYPDQVIWFDRAAGRLRLGDNTGAQHTPAVPTERRSPAVRSSAIGAAAIPSIPPGAIEPFLSQPLIIENDELARAPRIVATEDGHVFIGEGDKAYVRGDLGGATTFQVYRPGRPLKDPDSGQVIAHEAYYLGTVTVQPAAPGSDVHTARVTSTKEEMGKGDQLKPLAPAPAQNYAPHVPATRIDAKVLAVHGGVTYAGRHQVVSINRGKLDGLDIGSVLRLYHAGRTVRDATAPTGWFGREQQVRLPDEQVGSLFIFRVFGRVSYGLIMQATAPVVVGDAATSPE
- a CDS encoding NAD(P)H-dependent oxidoreductase; the encoded protein is MSDLIDKLNWRYATKKYNPAKALEQDKLDRILEAIRLAPTSSGLQPFEVLVVKNPDLRAKIRAVAWNQSGVSEASHLLVFAAWDNITDERIDMMFDMTNEQRGFINEGWEAYRKQLKAIVAGRTDAQNAEAAARQVYIALGVAMVAAAFDGVDSTPMEGFDPKAVDEILNLGERKLKSVVILPLGYREAEGDWLAGLKKVRRPLAQVVSEV
- the def gene encoding peptide deformylase encodes the protein MAILNILRYPDPRLHKVAKPVTVFDARLEQLVADMAETMYDAPGVGLAASQVDVHEQVVVIDITEEKNALVAYINPEIVWASDDKQVYDEGCLSVPGIYDGVERPSKVKVRAFDVKGQPFEVEADGLLAVCIQHEMDHLKGKVFVEYLSPLKRNRIKAKLQKEERGMEREAALRAQGRRY
- a CDS encoding DUF2145 domain-containing protein → MASWPRVRSRCNALQRFATLALVWLAWLAAAGSAHAGSSSGTSRFCDRSQELTAVEQSRLLRFAGVLREELARTDGESVALVSRSGLDLSRFGIRYSHAALAWRSDAGVWAARQLYYACDERRPRIFDQGLAGFVIGTDDPRLGYISIVRMPPEAVLALRPALLDGPRVGHLLAAQYSANAYAFSTRYQNCNQWVVEMLATGWGDLADDDQLRERAQDWLRTARYTPAPVPVDSWWLMQAGRFVPLLHLDDHPDHDRAARQLVVSLPAAVERFIRGRFPASERVELCHDDKQVVVRHGWTPIADGCIPDPEQGDRVISLTD
- the fmt gene encoding methionyl-tRNA formyltransferase is translated as MKIVFAGTPEFAAVALQALHEAGFEIALVLTQPDRPAGRGMQLQPSAVKQYAVAHGMEVLQPLSLRTDSRDPVRAEQALAAHERLLNTPYEVMVVAAYGLILPVSTLDIKPCLNIHGSLLPRWRGAAPIHRAIEAGDLETGITIMEMEEGLDTGPMLLTEKIAIGPHDTTGMVHDKLAALGGKMIVEALNQMKHGQLEAVVQPEAGVNYAAKISKEEAALDFSQPAIELDRKIRAFNPFPGAHGSVGGVVVKLWGAEVTEGAGHPGQVLAADAHGIVVACGSGALRLTMLQKPGGKRLPAAEFIKGFALEGQTFA
- the metH gene encoding methionine synthase, producing the protein MSKADAQLREILARRIMILDGAMGTIIQQYKLDETAYRGGPAGRFIDFAAPADSGARELFVKGNNELLTLTQPQIIQEIHERYLAAGADLIETNTFGATTIAQDDYHMAHLAYEMNLQAARLARAACDKYSSADKPRFVAGALGPTPKTASISPDVNDPAARNVTFDQLVAAYHEQTRALVEGGVDVLLVETIFDTLNCKAALFAIEKFYDENPGQERLPLMISGTVTDASGRILSGQTVPAFWNSVRHARPLTIGLNCALGAALMRPYAQELSQIADTFVCIYPNAGLPNPMSDTGFDELPADTSALLREFAEAGFVNIAGGCCGTTPDHIKAIGEILAKTEPRTVPQVPVAQRLSGLEPFTIDESSLFVNVGERTNVTGSKAFARMILNEQYDEALSVARQQVENGAQVIDINMDEAMLDSLAAMTRFLNLIASEPDISRVPIMIDSSKWSVIEAGLKCVQGKSIVNSISMKEGEEEFIRQAKLCLAYGAAVIVMAFDEKGQADTFERKIEICERAYKLLTNTVGFPPEDIIFDPNIFAIATGIEEHNNYAVDFINATRWIKDNLPHAKISGGVSNVSFSFRGNDPAREAIHTVFLYHAIKAGMTMGIVNAGMVGVYDDLPAELRERVEDVVLNRRDDATERMIDIAGTLKAGAGKQDAQNLEWRDAPVEKRLAHALVHGITQFITDDTEEMRQQVLAANGRPIHVIEGPLMDGMNIVGDLFGQGKMFLPQVVKSARVMKQAVAHLIPYIEEEKLAEEKRTGIVAKPKGKIVMATVKGDVHDIGKNIVTVVLQCNNFEVVNMGVMVPCSEILARAKLENADIIGLSGLITPSLEEMAYVAKEMQRDDHFRMLKIPLLIGGATTSRAHTAVKIAHNYEGPVVYVPDASRSVSVAQSLLTPESREQYIQEITDDYQRIREQHANKKALPILSIKDARANRMKLSFDGACAPVKPKFIGRREFRNIDLALIAKYIDWGPFFQTWDLAGPFPAILTDEVVGEAATRVYEEGQAMLKKLIDGRWLTANGVISLLPANTVNDDDIEIYTDDTRTTVDFTYYGLRQQGVKPVVDGVQRPNQCLSDFIAPKDSGIKDYIGMFAVTAGLGIEKYEKRFEDAHDDYSSIMLKSLADRLAEAFAEYLHERVRKDLWGYAPDEALTNDEMIAEKYLGIRPAPGYPANPEHTVKREMFNTMQAEDIGMVLTESYAMYPGAAVSGFYFAHPESKYFVVGKIGDDQVSDMAARRGVDKLEVERWLAPNLS